One segment of Pantoea sp. Lij88 DNA contains the following:
- the ilvI gene encoding acetolactate synthase 3 large subunit: MEMLSGAEMVVRSLIDQGVKQVFGYPGGAVLDIYDALQTVGGIDHILVRHEQGAVHMADGLARATGEVGVVLVTSGPGATNAITGIATAYMDSIPLVILSGQVPSSLIGYDAFQECDMVGISRPVVKHSFLVKSTEEIPTVLKKAFWLASTGRPGPVVIDLPKDILNPANKLPYHWPESVSMRSYNPTIQGHKGQIKRALTTLLAAKKPVIYAGGGAITAGCEAELLQLAESLNIPVTTSLMGLGAFPGTHRQCVGMLGMHGTYEANMTMHNTDLIFGIGVRFDDRTTNNLAKYCPNATVMHIDIDPTSISKTVAADIPIVGDAKQVLQQMLELLAQSESQRAESLHDWWQEIEGWRSRHCLEFDRTSDKIKPQAVIETISRLTKGDAYVTSDVGQHQMFAALYYPFDKPRRWINSGGLGTMGFGLPAALGVKMALPEETVICVTGDGSIQMNIQELSTALQYDLPVLVLNLNNRVLGMVKQWQDMIYSGRHSQSYMESLPDFVRLAEAYGHVGIAIEHPAELEEKLALALETLAKGRLVFVDVTVDGSEHVYPMQIRGGSMDEMWLSKTERT, from the coding sequence ATGGAGATGTTGTCAGGAGCCGAAATGGTCGTCCGTTCGTTAATCGATCAGGGCGTTAAGCAGGTATTCGGTTATCCGGGTGGCGCGGTCTTAGATATCTATGATGCGCTGCAAACCGTCGGGGGTATCGATCACATTCTGGTGCGCCATGAGCAGGGCGCGGTGCACATGGCTGATGGCCTGGCGCGTGCTACCGGCGAAGTCGGCGTGGTGCTGGTCACCTCAGGCCCCGGTGCAACCAATGCGATTACCGGTATCGCCACCGCCTATATGGACTCAATTCCGCTGGTGATTCTGTCGGGTCAGGTTCCTTCGTCGCTGATTGGCTATGATGCCTTTCAGGAGTGCGACATGGTCGGCATCTCTCGTCCGGTGGTGAAGCACAGCTTCCTGGTGAAAAGCACCGAAGAGATCCCCACCGTGTTGAAAAAGGCGTTCTGGCTGGCTTCAACCGGCCGTCCGGGACCGGTGGTGATCGACCTGCCAAAAGATATTCTGAATCCGGCTAACAAACTGCCTTATCACTGGCCGGAGTCGGTGAGCATGCGCTCTTACAATCCGACCATTCAGGGGCATAAAGGGCAGATTAAACGTGCGCTGACAACCCTGCTCGCTGCGAAGAAGCCGGTGATCTACGCCGGTGGCGGTGCCATTACCGCAGGCTGCGAAGCGGAACTGTTACAGCTGGCTGAAAGCCTGAATATTCCGGTGACGACATCACTGATGGGGCTGGGCGCATTCCCTGGCACACACCGTCAGTGCGTCGGCATGCTCGGTATGCACGGCACCTATGAAGCCAACATGACGATGCACAACACCGACCTGATTTTCGGTATCGGCGTGCGGTTTGATGACCGCACCACCAACAATCTGGCGAAATATTGTCCCAACGCCACGGTGATGCACATCGATATCGACCCTACCTCAATCTCGAAGACGGTCGCGGCGGATATCCCGATCGTGGGCGATGCGAAGCAGGTACTGCAGCAGATGCTGGAGTTGCTGGCGCAAAGCGAAAGCCAGCGCGCTGAAAGCCTGCACGACTGGTGGCAGGAGATCGAAGGCTGGCGCAGTCGTCACTGCCTGGAATTCGATCGCACCAGCGACAAGATTAAGCCGCAGGCCGTGATTGAAACCATCAGCCGTCTGACCAAAGGTGACGCGTATGTTACGTCGGATGTAGGCCAGCATCAGATGTTTGCTGCGCTCTATTATCCCTTCGATAAACCGCGCCGCTGGATCAACTCCGGCGGTCTGGGCACCATGGGCTTTGGTCTGCCTGCTGCGCTGGGCGTGAAGATGGCGCTGCCGGAAGAGACCGTGATCTGCGTAACCGGCGATGGCAGTATCCAGATGAACATTCAGGAGCTGTCTACCGCGCTGCAGTACGATCTGCCGGTGCTGGTGCTGAACCTGAATAACCGGGTGCTGGGCATGGTGAAGCAGTGGCAGGATATGATCTACTCCGGCCGTCACTCCCAGTCTTATATGGAGTCGCTGCCTGACTTCGTACGTCTGGCTGAAGCCTATGGTCACGTTGGGATCGCGATTGAGCATCCGGCAGAGCTGGAGGAGAAGCTGGCGCTGGCGCTGGAAACCCTGGCGAAGGGGCGTCTGGTATTTGTGGATGTCACCGTTGACGGTAGCGAGCATGTTTACCCGATGCAGATTCGCGGTGGCAGCATGGATGAGATGTGGTTGAGCAAAACGGAGAGGACATAA
- the ilvN gene encoding acetolactate synthase small subunit, which translates to MRRILSVLLENESGALSRVVGLFSQRGYNIESLTVAPTDDPTLSRMTIQTVGDQKVLEQIEKQLHKLVDVLRVTELGQGAYVEREIMLVKIQASGYGREEVKRNAEIFRGQIIDVTPTLYTVQLAGTSDKLDAFLSTVRDVAEIVEVARSGIVGVSRGDRIMR; encoded by the coding sequence ATGCGTCGTATTTTATCAGTTCTGCTGGAGAACGAATCCGGCGCATTATCCCGTGTCGTCGGCCTGTTTTCACAGCGTGGTTATAACATTGAGAGCCTGACTGTGGCACCGACTGACGATCCGACACTGTCGCGGATGACCATTCAGACGGTAGGCGATCAGAAAGTACTGGAGCAGATTGAAAAGCAGCTGCACAAGCTGGTGGACGTACTGCGCGTCACCGAGCTGGGGCAGGGCGCTTACGTTGAACGCGAAATCATGCTGGTGAAGATTCAGGCCAGCGGTTATGGCCGCGAAGAGGTGAAGCGTAACGCCGAGATCTTCCGTGGTCAGATCATCGACGTGACCCCGACGCTGTACACGGTTCAGCTGGCAGGCACCAGTGACAAACTGGACGCCTTCCTGAGTACCGTCCGCGACGTCGCCGAAATTGTTGAAGTGGCGCGTTCCGGTATCGTGGGTGTTTCACGCGGCGATCGCATCATGCGTTAA
- the mraZ gene encoding division/cell wall cluster transcriptional repressor MraZ encodes MFRGATLVNLDSKGRLAVPTRYRDLLIGESQGQMVCTIDLHQPCLLLYTLPEWEIIEKKLARLSSMNPLERRVQRLLLGHASECQMDNAGRLLLANTLRQHAKLTKEVMLVGQFNKFELWDEQTWYQQVRDDIDAEQSAQEPLSERLQDLSL; translated from the coding sequence ATGTTCCGCGGAGCAACGTTAGTCAATCTCGACAGTAAAGGGCGGCTTGCCGTACCCACGCGATATCGCGATTTACTGATTGGGGAGTCTCAGGGGCAGATGGTCTGTACCATCGACCTCCACCAGCCATGCCTGTTGCTTTACACCCTGCCCGAATGGGAAATCATTGAAAAAAAGCTGGCACGCCTTTCCAGCATGAATCCACTTGAGCGCCGCGTGCAGCGTTTGCTGCTGGGGCATGCCAGTGAATGTCAGATGGACAATGCAGGCCGCCTGCTGCTGGCGAATACGCTCCGGCAGCACGCAAAATTAACCAAAGAAGTGATGCTGGTTGGACAGTTCAATAAGTTTGAGCTGTGGGATGAACAGACCTGGTATCAACAAGTCAGGGACGATATTGACGCAGAACAGTCGGCTCAGGAGCCTTTATCTGAGCGGTTGCAGGACTTGTCGCTATAG
- the cra gene encoding catabolite repressor/activator — MKLDEIARLAGVSRTTASYVINGKARQYRVSDKTVEKVMAVVREHNYHPNAVAAGLRAGRTRSIGLVIPDLENTSYTRIANYLERQARQRGYQLLIACSEDQPDNEMRCIEHLLQRQVDAIIVSTSLPPEHPFYQRWINDPLPIIALDRALDREHFTSVVGADQDDAQTLGAELRQLDVKNVLFLGALPELSVSFLREMGFRDAWKDDPRPIDYIYCNSFERTAAAALFEKYLEDHPMPEALFTTSFGLLQGVMDVTLKRDGRLPTELAIATFGDHELLDFLECPVLAVGQRHRDVAERVLELVLASLDEPRKPKPGLTRIRRNLYRRGQLSRRVK; from the coding sequence GTGAAACTGGATGAAATTGCGCGTCTGGCAGGCGTATCGCGCACCACGGCCAGTTATGTGATCAACGGCAAGGCGCGGCAGTATCGTGTCAGCGACAAAACCGTTGAGAAGGTCATGGCTGTGGTACGTGAGCATAATTATCACCCGAATGCGGTGGCTGCCGGGCTGCGCGCCGGGCGTACGCGCTCGATTGGGTTAGTGATTCCGGATCTGGAAAATACCAGTTATACCCGTATTGCGAACTATCTTGAACGCCAGGCACGACAGCGCGGCTATCAGCTGTTGATCGCCTGTTCTGAAGATCAGCCCGATAACGAGATGCGCTGCATTGAACATCTGTTGCAGCGCCAGGTCGATGCCATCATCGTTTCCACCTCGTTACCGCCAGAGCACCCCTTTTATCAGCGCTGGATTAACGATCCGCTGCCGATTATCGCGTTAGACCGCGCGCTGGATCGTGAACATTTCACCAGCGTCGTCGGTGCCGATCAGGACGATGCCCAGACGCTGGGCGCTGAACTGCGTCAGCTGGACGTCAAAAATGTGCTGTTCCTCGGCGCGTTACCTGAGCTGTCAGTGAGTTTCCTGCGCGAGATGGGATTCCGCGATGCCTGGAAAGACGATCCCCGTCCGATTGACTATATCTACTGCAACAGCTTCGAACGCACAGCTGCGGCGGCATTGTTTGAAAAATACCTTGAAGATCACCCGATGCCTGAGGCGCTGTTTACTACTTCATTTGGTCTGCTGCAGGGGGTGATGGATGTGACGCTGAAACGAGACGGCCGCCTGCCGACCGAGCTGGCGATTGCCACCTTTGGCGACCACGAATTACTGGACTTTCTTGAGTGCCCGGTACTGGCGGTCGGTCAGCGTCATCGCGACGTGGCAGAGCGCGTACTGGAATTAGTTTTAGCCTCGCTGGACGAACCCAGAAAACCGAAACCGGGTTTAACCCGCATCCGCCGTAATTTATACCGTCGCGGACAATTAAGCCGAAGAGTTAAATGA